A stretch of the Lolium perenne isolate Kyuss_39 chromosome 3, Kyuss_2.0, whole genome shotgun sequence genome encodes the following:
- the LOC127342124 gene encoding uncharacterized protein — MAPPPSWIILGNVARVSGTDAGADDLPPGADLALALAVPPRVTLLTVPQRVSPDPDQYPMVLSLDPSGLILLSTPPPSSPRPDVQSLSSLSASSSDDSDGEEVTLNITDIAPRNPPPSSPRVSDGEDEDDYAVTLNITDIPPNGYYVCNPSSATATATATRLPDYGRGFLDDRCAGLIASPSSPTHYMVVELQPLNGSDEATLLRFSSATGEWEEKDVAYPPSGGLWCSDAVVAAGGRLCWVDLSWGVLSCDPFADEPVLDFGEFPQGGRLRDGLGCLHCADRELSTRRCAQVSAGRFRLVELSCGDHGSRRRAVAFRPWMRLRQSLSRSHRKAPRIVMWTLADSDAGEWKVEHRVNFADIWADESYKETGLPKKAPVLALVHPNNPDVVYFFLGKHLFGVDLRARKVVECEVYKLVGPGRKDVSSACVRAWELPAVLRAGVPSENGSCVNEDSSAVLANHS; from the exons atggcgccgccgccgtcgtggaTCATCCTGGGCAACGTGGCGCGGGTGTCGGGCACGGACGCCGGCGCGGACGACCTCCCGCCCGGCGCCGACCTCGCCCTCGCGCTCGCCGTCCCGCCGCGCGTCACCCTGCTCACCGTGCCCCAGCGAGTCTCGCCCGACCCGGACCAGTACCCCATGGTCCTCTCCCTCGACCCCTCCGGCCTCATCCTCCTCTCCACGCCGCCTCCTTCGTCGCCGCGCCCCGACGTCCAGAGCCTTTCCTCCTTGTCTGCCTCGAGCTCCGACGACTCCGACGGCGAGGAGGTCACGCTCAACATCACCGACATCGCGCCGCGCAATCCCCCTCCCTCCTCGCCCCGGGTCTccgacggcgaggacgaggacgactacGCGGTCACGCTCAACATCACCGACATCCCGCCCAACGGCTACTACGTCTGCAACCCCtcctccgccaccgccaccgccaccgccacccgcCTCCCCGACTACGGCCGCGGCTTCCTCGACGACCGCTGCGCGGGCCTCATCGCCTCCCCGTCGAGCCCCACCCACTACATGGTCGTCGAGCTGCAGCCGCTCAACGGCAGCGACGAGGCCACCCTGCTCCGCTTCTCGTCCGCCACCGGCGAGTGGGAGGAGAAGGACGTGGCGTACCCCCCGTCGGGCGGGCTCTGGTGCagcgacgccgtggtcgccgccggcGGGAGGCTCTGCTGGGTGGACCTCTCCTGGGGCGTCCTCTCCTGCGACCCCTTCGCGGACGAGCCGGTCCTCGACTTCGGCGAGTTCCCCCAGGGCGGCAGGCTCCGGGACGGCCTCGGCTGCCTCCACTGCGCCGACAGGGAGCTCAGCACGCGCCGCTGCGCGCAGGTGAGCGCTGGCCGGTTCCGCCTGGTGGAGCTCTCCTGCGGTGACCACGGCTCTCGGCGCAGGGCCGTCGCGTTCCGGCCTTGGATGAGGCTCCGGCAGAGCCTGTCCCGGAGCCACCGGAAGGCGCCTCGGATCGTCATGTGGACGCTGGCCGATTCGGACGCCGGGGAGTGGAAGGTGGAGCACAGGGTGAACTTCGCGGACATCTGGGCGGACGAGAGCTACAAGGAGACCGGCCTGCCCAAGAAAGCACCCGTGCTCGCGCTCGTCCACCCCAACAACCCGGATGTCGTCTACTTCTTCCTCGGCAAGCACCTCTTCGGCGTCGATCTGCGCGCCAGGAAGGTGGTGGAGTGTGAGGTCTACAAGCTGGTCGGACCGGGAAGGAAAGATGTCTCCTCCGCCTGCGTCCGCGCATGGGAGCTGCCGGCAGTGCTTCGTGCAG gtgttcCTAGTGAGAATGGCAGTTGTGTGAATGAAGACTCTTCTGCTGTGCTAGCTAATCATAGCTGA